The following proteins are co-located in the Burkholderia sp. HI2500 genome:
- a CDS encoding COG4705 family protein, with product MNKLPEITLAFWIMKICATTLGETGGDLLSMTLNVGYAVSSILLFGFFLVTLGAQLRTTRYRPAIYWAVIVATSTAGTTMSDFMDRTLGLGYAAGSSILVAILLAIFAVWRLSGESLSVDLIRTRKVELLYWIAILFSNTLGTALGDFLADSSGLGFGGGALLIGGLLAVIVLAHYFTRISGVLLFWAAFVLTRPFGATVGDLLTKPVAKGGLALGTIGSSAVLLGVLVAMVIYAIVAQSRQRDLAPARIAQSVEE from the coding sequence ATGAACAAACTTCCCGAAATCACGCTCGCGTTCTGGATCATGAAGATCTGCGCGACGACGCTCGGCGAAACCGGCGGCGACCTGCTGTCGATGACGCTGAACGTCGGCTACGCGGTGAGCTCCATCCTGCTGTTCGGCTTCTTTCTCGTGACGCTGGGCGCGCAGCTCAGGACGACACGCTATCGCCCGGCGATCTACTGGGCCGTGATCGTCGCGACGAGCACGGCCGGCACGACGATGTCCGACTTCATGGACCGCACGCTCGGCCTCGGCTATGCGGCCGGCTCGTCGATTCTCGTCGCGATCCTGCTGGCGATCTTCGCCGTGTGGCGCCTGAGCGGCGAATCGCTGTCGGTCGACCTGATTCGCACGCGCAAGGTCGAGCTGCTGTACTGGATCGCGATCCTGTTCTCCAACACGCTCGGCACGGCGCTCGGTGACTTCCTCGCGGACAGTTCAGGGCTCGGCTTCGGTGGCGGCGCGCTGCTGATCGGCGGGCTGCTGGCGGTGATCGTGCTGGCGCACTATTTCACGCGGATCTCCGGCGTGCTGCTGTTCTGGGCCGCGTTCGTGCTCACGCGCCCGTTCGGCGCGACGGTCGGTGACCTGTTGACGAAGCCGGTGGCGAAGGGCGGCCTCGCGCTCGGCACGATCGGCTCGTCGGCCGTGCTGCTCGGCGTGCTGGTCGCGATGGTGATTTATGCGATCGTGGCTCAATCGCGGCAGCGCGACCTGGCGCCCGCGCGGATCGCACAATCCGTCGAGGAATGA
- a CDS encoding amino acid permease, with amino-acid sequence MTQQQRTFDDIVAREQGLRHALTSGQMAMIAIGGAIGTGLFLGSGFAIGLAGPSVLVSYAIGALIALLLMGALAEMTVAHPTAGSFGAYAEHYVGPLAGFLVRYAYWFAVVFAIGTEISAIAVFMKYWFPAVPGWYWVIGFSAVLIAVNLASVTLYGTVEYAFSLLKIAAIVVFIVLGAYLVWSAPAASGVGFANYTAHGGFMPKGPWGTWVAVIVAIFSYMSIEAVAIAAGEARDPQHAVTRAFRSTVFRLVLFYLLTLSLMLAIVPWTQAGTDESPFVKVMAATHVPYAAGVINFVLLIAALSAMNSQLYVTTRMMFSLSRARLAPAVFGRLGTNGVPRAALWISTSGVAVAAVLVALAPDTAFTVMMAIAMFGALFTWLMIFVTHLRFRARYRGPALAFRMWGHPFGSLLGAGLVAAILFTTAFTREFRMTMVVGVVFVVLLTLAYALHYRHQHAR; translated from the coding sequence GTGACACAACAACAACGGACGTTCGACGACATCGTCGCGCGCGAACAGGGTTTGCGCCACGCGCTGACGTCTGGGCAGATGGCGATGATCGCGATCGGCGGCGCGATCGGCACGGGGCTGTTCCTCGGCAGCGGGTTCGCGATCGGGCTCGCCGGCCCGAGCGTGCTGGTCTCGTATGCGATCGGCGCGCTGATCGCGCTGCTGCTGATGGGCGCGCTCGCGGAAATGACGGTCGCCCATCCGACGGCCGGCTCGTTCGGCGCGTATGCCGAGCATTATGTCGGCCCGCTGGCGGGTTTCCTGGTGCGCTATGCGTACTGGTTCGCGGTCGTGTTCGCGATCGGCACCGAGATCAGCGCGATCGCCGTGTTCATGAAGTACTGGTTCCCGGCGGTGCCCGGCTGGTACTGGGTGATCGGCTTCTCCGCGGTGCTGATCGCCGTGAACCTCGCGAGCGTCACGCTGTACGGCACGGTCGAATACGCGTTCTCGCTGCTGAAGATCGCGGCGATCGTCGTGTTCATCGTGCTCGGCGCCTATCTCGTGTGGTCGGCGCCGGCCGCATCGGGCGTCGGTTTCGCGAACTACACCGCGCACGGCGGCTTCATGCCGAAGGGGCCGTGGGGCACCTGGGTCGCGGTGATCGTCGCGATCTTCAGCTACATGAGCATCGAAGCCGTCGCGATCGCGGCCGGCGAGGCGCGCGATCCGCAGCACGCGGTCACGCGCGCGTTCCGTTCGACCGTGTTCCGGCTCGTGCTGTTCTACCTGCTGACGCTGTCGCTGATGCTCGCGATCGTGCCGTGGACGCAGGCCGGCACCGACGAAAGCCCGTTCGTGAAGGTGATGGCCGCGACTCATGTGCCGTACGCGGCAGGCGTGATCAACTTCGTGCTGTTGATCGCGGCGCTGTCGGCGATGAACAGCCAGCTTTACGTGACGACGCGGATGATGTTCAGCCTGTCGCGTGCGCGGCTCGCGCCCGCGGTGTTCGGCCGGCTCGGCACGAACGGCGTGCCGCGCGCGGCGCTGTGGATCTCGACGAGCGGCGTCGCGGTTGCGGCCGTGCTGGTCGCGCTGGCGCCCGACACCGCGTTCACCGTGATGATGGCGATCGCGATGTTCGGCGCACTGTTCACGTGGCTGATGATCTTCGTCACGCACCTGCGCTTCCGTGCGCGCTATCGCGGCCCCGCGCTCGCATTCCGGATGTGGGGGCATCCGTTCGGCAGCCTGCTCGGCGCGGGCCTCGTCGCGGCGATTCTGTTCACGACCGCGTTCACGCGCGAATTCCGGATGACGATGGTGGTCGGCGTCGTGTTCGTCGTGCTGCTCACGCTCGCGTACGCGCTGCATTACCGGCACCAGCACGCGCGTTGA
- the clpA gene encoding ATP-dependent Clp protease ATP-binding subunit ClpA encodes MIAQELEVSLHMAFMEARQARHEFITVEHLLLALLDNPTAAEVLRACAANIEDLRQNLRNFIHDNTPTVPGTDDVDTQPTLGFQRVIQRAIMHVQSTSNGKKEVTGANVLVAIFGEKDSHAVYYLQQQGVTRLDVVNFISHGIAKTNNGEAAKSADANAEGEDANAQKETPLAQFTQNLNQMAKDGRIDPLIGREPEVERVVQVLCRRRKNNPLLVGEAGVGKTAIAEGLAYRITRGEVPDILANAQVYSLDMGALLAGTKYRGDFEQRLKTVLKELKERPHAILFIDEIHTLIGAGAASGGTLDASNLLKPALSSGVLKCIGATTFTEYRGIFEKDAALSRRFQKVDVTEPTVEQTVAILRGLKSRFEEHHGVKYSSGALSAAAELSARFITDRHLPDKAIDVIDEAGAAQRILPKSKQKKTIGKSEIEEIISKIARVPPQSVSQDDRSKLQTLDRDLKSVVFGQDPAIDALAASIKMARAGLGKMDKPIGAFLFSGPTGVGKTEVARQLAFTLGIELIRFDMSEYMERHAVSRLIGAPPGYVGFDQGGLLTEAVTKKPHCVLLLDEIEKAHPDIFNVLLQVMDHGTLTDNNGRKADFRNVIIIMTTNAGAESMQKATIGFTTRRETGDEMTDIKRLFTPEFRNRLDSIISFRSLDEEIIMRVVDKFLIQLEEQLHEKKVDALFTDALRKHLAKHGFDPLMGARPMQRLIQDTIRRALADELLFGKLLNGGHVTVDVDEGDKVQLSFDKLGNPPHKPNEEAVEVE; translated from the coding sequence ATGATTGCCCAGGAATTGGAAGTCAGCCTGCACATGGCGTTCATGGAAGCACGCCAGGCGCGCCATGAGTTCATTACGGTCGAGCATTTGCTGCTGGCTCTGCTGGATAATCCGACGGCAGCCGAGGTGTTGCGCGCGTGCGCGGCAAACATCGAGGACTTGCGTCAGAACCTGCGCAATTTCATCCACGACAACACACCTACCGTCCCGGGTACCGACGATGTCGATACCCAGCCGACGCTCGGTTTCCAGCGCGTGATCCAGCGCGCGATCATGCACGTCCAGTCGACGTCGAACGGCAAGAAGGAAGTGACCGGCGCGAACGTGCTGGTCGCGATCTTCGGCGAGAAGGATTCGCATGCCGTGTACTACCTGCAGCAGCAGGGCGTCACGCGCCTCGACGTCGTGAACTTCATTTCGCACGGCATCGCGAAGACGAACAACGGCGAAGCCGCGAAGTCGGCCGACGCGAACGCGGAAGGCGAAGACGCGAATGCGCAGAAGGAAACCCCGCTCGCGCAATTCACGCAGAACCTGAACCAGATGGCGAAGGACGGCCGCATCGATCCGCTGATCGGTCGCGAGCCCGAGGTCGAGCGCGTGGTCCAGGTGCTGTGCCGCCGCCGCAAGAACAATCCGCTGCTCGTCGGCGAGGCCGGCGTCGGCAAGACCGCGATCGCGGAAGGGCTCGCGTATCGCATCACGCGCGGCGAAGTGCCGGACATCCTCGCGAACGCGCAGGTCTACTCGCTCGACATGGGCGCGTTGCTCGCGGGCACCAAGTACCGCGGCGACTTCGAGCAACGTCTGAAGACGGTGCTGAAGGAGCTGAAGGAGCGTCCGCACGCGATCCTGTTCATCGACGAGATCCACACGCTGATCGGCGCGGGTGCCGCGTCGGGCGGCACGCTCGATGCGTCGAACCTGCTGAAGCCGGCGCTGTCGTCGGGCGTGCTCAAGTGCATCGGCGCGACCACGTTCACCGAGTATCGCGGCATCTTCGAGAAGGACGCGGCCCTGTCGCGGCGCTTCCAGAAGGTCGACGTGACGGAGCCGACCGTCGAGCAGACGGTCGCGATCCTGCGCGGGCTGAAGTCGCGCTTCGAGGAGCATCACGGCGTCAAGTATTCGTCGGGTGCGCTGTCGGCCGCGGCCGAACTGTCGGCGCGCTTCATCACCGACCGTCACCTGCCGGACAAGGCGATCGACGTGATCGACGAAGCGGGCGCGGCCCAGCGCATCCTGCCGAAGTCGAAGCAGAAGAAGACGATCGGCAAGAGCGAGATCGAGGAAATCATCTCGAAGATCGCGCGCGTGCCGCCGCAGAGCGTATCGCAGGACGATCGCAGCAAGCTGCAGACGCTCGACCGCGACCTGAAGAGCGTCGTGTTCGGCCAGGATCCGGCGATCGATGCGCTGGCAGCCTCGATCAAGATGGCGCGCGCGGGCCTCGGCAAGATGGACAAGCCGATCGGCGCGTTCCTGTTCTCCGGCCCGACGGGCGTCGGCAAGACCGAAGTGGCGCGCCAGCTCGCGTTCACGCTCGGCATCGAGCTGATCCGCTTCGACATGTCGGAATACATGGAGCGTCACGCGGTGAGCCGCCTGATCGGCGCGCCGCCGGGCTACGTCGGGTTCGACCAGGGCGGCCTGCTGACCGAAGCCGTCACGAAGAAGCCGCACTGCGTGCTGCTGCTCGACGAAATCGAGAAGGCGCATCCGGACATCTTCAACGTGCTGCTGCAGGTGATGGATCACGGCACGCTGACGGACAACAACGGCCGCAAGGCGGATTTCCGCAACGTCATCATCATCATGACGACGAACGCGGGCGCCGAGTCGATGCAGAAGGCGACCATCGGCTTCACGACGCGCCGTGAAACGGGCGACGAGATGACCGACATCAAGCGCCTGTTTACGCCGGAGTTCCGCAACCGCCTGGATTCGATCATCAGCTTCCGCTCGCTCGATGAGGAAATCATCATGCGCGTGGTCGACAAGTTCCTGATCCAGCTCGAGGAACAGCTGCACGAGAAGAAGGTCGACGCGCTCTTCACCGACGCGTTGCGCAAGCATCTCGCGAAGCACGGCTTCGACCCGCTGATGGGCGCGCGGCCGATGCAGCGACTGATCCAGGACACGATCCGCCGTGCGCTGGCCGACGAACTGCTGTTCGGCAAGCTGCTGAACGGCGGTCACGTGACGGTCGACGTCGACGAAGGCGACAAGGTGCAGTTGTCGTTCGACAAGCTCGGGAACCCGCCGCACAAGCCGAACGAAGAGGCGGTCGAAGTCGAGTAA
- the clpS gene encoding ATP-dependent Clp protease adapter ClpS, which yields MAIIPDKQDSTVLERKQQKLKPPSMYKVVLLNDDFTPMEFVVMVVQEYFKKDRETATQIMLKVHREGRGVCGVYTRDIASTKVEQVVTHARQAGHPLQCVMEEA from the coding sequence ATGGCGATTATCCCGGACAAGCAGGACAGCACCGTCCTGGAACGCAAGCAGCAGAAGCTCAAGCCGCCTTCGATGTACAAGGTGGTGCTGCTGAACGACGACTTCACGCCGATGGAATTCGTCGTGATGGTGGTCCAGGAGTATTTCAAGAAGGATCGCGAGACGGCCACGCAGATCATGCTGAAGGTCCATCGCGAAGGGCGAGGGGTTTGTGGGGTCTATACGCGGGACATCGCGTCGACCAAGGTTGAGCAAGTCGTTACCCATGCGCGGCAGGCCGGGCATCCGCTGCAGTGCGTGATGGAGGAAGCATGA
- a CDS encoding cold-shock protein codes for MATGIVKWFNDAKGFGFITPDEGGEDLFAHFSAITMNGFKTLKEGQKVSFDVVQGPKGKQASNIQAA; via the coding sequence ATGGCAACTGGTATCGTTAAGTGGTTCAACGACGCGAAGGGCTTCGGTTTCATCACTCCCGATGAGGGCGGTGAGGATCTGTTTGCGCACTTCTCGGCTATCACCATGAATGGCTTCAAGACGCTGAAGGAAGGCCAGAAGGTGAGCTTTGACGTCGTTCAAGGACCGAAGGGCAAGCAAGCGTCGAACATCCAGGCCGCATAA
- a CDS encoding multicopper oxidase family protein — MIRRTFLSRAIGVAAASLFARVAWAQHAGHAGMAGMDSMDDMPGMSGTADHGQHGKSAPAALAAADALPAGAPLAALRTLANEGREPGTFRATLVAQPVARPMLHGARPTTFWQFGAGTQGPVVGPLIDVREGDTVEIKFVNKLPQPSTIHWHGLPVPPDQDGNPSDPVAPGASRVYRFTLPKGSAGTYWYHPHPHMMTAEQVFRGLAGPFVVRAADDPLAGWPERNLFVSDLKLARDGTIAPNDMMDWMNGREGQFVLVNGARRPRIDVAGDERWRVWNACSARYLRVAFDDGRTFEHAGTDGGLFDAPRRVTSLLIAPGERAELLVRAGDRASRAVLQAAEYDRRKMSMSHDDGHGSLPPDPALALADVAFAPAAARALPATLRTVPPLGEPVAHKTVEFGEEMDMDAMMKGAAHGRPAGMRFTINGDTYAPHRATLTSRRGDVERWTIRNGTDMDHPFHLHGTQFQVIERESGGSRTSEPFRAWRDTVNVRSGETVTILVTQDMPGERMFHCHILEHEDLGMMGTLKVV; from the coding sequence ATGATACGGAGAACCTTCCTGTCGCGCGCCATCGGTGTCGCGGCCGCGTCACTGTTCGCGCGCGTCGCGTGGGCGCAGCATGCCGGCCACGCCGGCATGGCCGGCATGGACTCGATGGACGACATGCCCGGCATGTCAGGGACGGCGGATCACGGGCAGCACGGCAAGTCCGCACCGGCCGCGCTCGCGGCCGCCGACGCGCTGCCGGCCGGCGCGCCGCTCGCGGCGCTGCGCACGCTCGCGAACGAAGGCCGCGAGCCCGGCACGTTCCGGGCCACGCTGGTGGCGCAGCCCGTGGCGCGCCCGATGCTGCACGGTGCACGGCCGACCACGTTCTGGCAGTTCGGCGCGGGCACGCAGGGCCCCGTCGTCGGTCCGCTGATCGACGTGCGCGAGGGCGACACGGTCGAGATCAAGTTCGTGAACAAGCTGCCGCAGCCTTCGACCATCCACTGGCACGGCCTGCCGGTGCCGCCTGACCAGGACGGCAATCCTTCCGATCCCGTCGCGCCCGGCGCGTCGCGCGTGTACCGCTTCACGTTGCCGAAGGGGAGTGCCGGCACCTACTGGTACCACCCGCATCCGCACATGATGACGGCCGAACAGGTCTTCCGCGGGCTGGCCGGCCCGTTCGTCGTGCGCGCCGCGGACGATCCGCTGGCGGGCTGGCCCGAGCGCAACCTGTTCGTGTCGGACCTGAAGCTTGCGCGCGACGGCACGATTGCACCGAACGACATGATGGACTGGATGAACGGCCGCGAGGGCCAGTTCGTGCTGGTCAACGGCGCCCGCCGGCCGCGGATCGACGTCGCGGGCGACGAGCGCTGGCGTGTGTGGAACGCGTGCAGCGCGCGCTATTTGCGCGTCGCGTTCGACGACGGTCGTACGTTCGAGCATGCGGGCACCGACGGCGGGCTGTTCGACGCGCCGCGCCGCGTCACGTCGCTGTTGATCGCGCCGGGCGAACGGGCGGAGCTGCTGGTCCGCGCCGGCGACCGGGCGTCGCGCGCCGTGCTGCAGGCGGCTGAATACGACCGCCGCAAGATGTCGATGTCGCACGATGACGGACACGGCAGCCTGCCGCCCGATCCGGCGCTGGCGCTGGCCGACGTCGCATTCGCGCCGGCCGCCGCACGTGCGCTGCCGGCGACCCTGCGCACGGTGCCGCCGCTGGGCGAGCCGGTCGCGCACAAGACGGTCGAGTTCGGCGAAGAGATGGACATGGACGCGATGATGAAGGGCGCGGCGCACGGCCGTCCGGCCGGCATGCGCTTCACGATCAACGGCGACACTTACGCGCCGCATCGCGCGACGTTGACGAGCCGCCGTGGCGACGTCGAGCGCTGGACGATCCGCAACGGCACCGACATGGATCACCCGTTCCACCTGCATGGCACGCAGTTCCAGGTGATCGAACGCGAATCGGGCGGTTCGCGCACGAGCGAACCGTTCCGTGCATGGCGCGATACGGTGAACGTGCGCAGCGGCGAAACCGTGACGATTCTCGTCACGCAAGACATGCCCGGAGAGCGCATGTTTCATTGCCACATTCTCGAACACGAGGATCTCGGCATGATGGGCACGCTGAAGGTCGTGTAA
- a CDS encoding NADP-dependent isocitrate dehydrogenase yields MSTSPKIIYTLTDEAPALATYSLLPIVKAFTRSSGVAVETRDISLAGRIIAAFADVLPPEQKGADDLAELGQLTLKPEANIIKLPNISASVPQLKAAIAELQAQGYKLPAYPEDPSTDEEKAVKARYDKIKGSAVNPVLREGNSDRRAPLSVKNYARKHPHKMGAWKATSKAHVAHMSEGDFYGSEKSALIADAGSVKIELTTTDGAKKVLKEKTAVKAGEVIDASVMSRNALRSFIEAQIADAKAQDVLFSVHLKATMMKVSDPILFGHFVSVFYRDALAKHADVLAKVGFNPNNGIGDLYARLKDLPADTREAIEADVKAEYAVRPRLAMVNSDKGITNLHVPSDVIVDASMPAMIRDSGGMWGPDGQLYDAKAVIPDRCYAGVYQAVIEDCKQHGAFDPVTMGSVPNVGLMAQAAEEYGSHDKTFQIPADGVVRVTDEAGNVLLEHAVEAGDIWRMCQTKDAPVQDWVKLAVNRARATGAPAVFWLDPARAHDAQIIAKVERYLKDHDTNGLDIRIMTPVEATRFSLERIRAGKDTISVTGNVLRDYLTDLFPIMELGTSAKMLSIVPLMAGGGMFETGAGGSAPKHVQQFVEEGFLRWDSLGEFLALAASLEHLGNAYQNPKAVVLAKTLDQATGKFLDENKSPARKVGGLDNRGSHFYLCLYWAQALAEQTEDAALKAQFEGVAKALSDSEARILEELAAAQGNAQAIGGYYRPNVDLTSQAMRPSATLNGIVDAVA; encoded by the coding sequence ATGTCCACTTCGCCCAAGATCATCTACACCCTCACTGACGAAGCGCCCGCGCTCGCGACCTATTCGCTGCTGCCGATCGTCAAGGCCTTCACGCGTTCGTCCGGCGTCGCCGTCGAAACGCGCGACATCTCGCTCGCCGGCCGCATCATCGCGGCCTTCGCAGACGTCCTGCCGCCCGAGCAGAAGGGTGCCGACGATCTGGCCGAACTGGGCCAGCTCACGCTGAAGCCGGAAGCGAACATCATCAAGCTGCCGAACATCAGCGCATCGGTGCCGCAGCTCAAGGCCGCGATCGCCGAACTGCAGGCGCAGGGCTACAAGCTGCCGGCCTACCCGGAAGATCCGTCGACGGACGAAGAGAAGGCGGTCAAGGCTCGCTATGACAAGATCAAGGGCAGCGCGGTGAACCCGGTGCTGCGCGAAGGCAACTCCGACCGCCGCGCGCCGCTGTCGGTCAAGAACTACGCACGCAAGCATCCGCACAAGATGGGCGCGTGGAAGGCGACGTCGAAGGCCCACGTCGCGCACATGAGCGAAGGCGACTTCTACGGCAGCGAGAAGTCGGCGCTGATCGCCGATGCCGGCAGCGTGAAGATCGAACTCACGACGACCGACGGCGCTAAGAAGGTGCTGAAGGAAAAGACGGCCGTGAAGGCCGGTGAAGTGATCGACGCGTCGGTGATGAGCCGCAACGCGCTGCGCAGCTTCATCGAAGCGCAGATCGCCGACGCGAAGGCGCAGGACGTGCTGTTCTCGGTGCACCTGAAGGCGACCATGATGAAGGTCTCGGACCCGATTCTGTTCGGTCACTTCGTGTCGGTGTTCTACCGCGACGCGCTCGCGAAGCACGCGGACGTGCTGGCGAAGGTCGGCTTCAACCCGAACAACGGCATCGGCGACCTGTACGCGCGCCTGAAGGACCTGCCGGCCGACACGCGCGAAGCGATCGAAGCCGACGTCAAGGCTGAGTACGCAGTGCGTCCGCGCCTGGCGATGGTCAACTCGGACAAGGGCATCACGAACCTGCACGTGCCGAGCGACGTGATCGTCGACGCATCGATGCCGGCAATGATCCGCGATTCGGGCGGCATGTGGGGCCCGGACGGCCAGCTGTACGACGCGAAGGCCGTGATTCCGGATCGCTGCTACGCCGGTGTCTACCAGGCCGTGATCGAGGACTGCAAGCAGCATGGCGCGTTCGATCCGGTCACGATGGGCAGCGTGCCGAACGTCGGCCTGATGGCGCAGGCGGCTGAAGAATACGGTTCGCACGACAAGACGTTCCAGATCCCGGCGGACGGCGTCGTGCGCGTCACCGACGAAGCGGGCAACGTGCTGCTCGAGCATGCCGTGGAAGCGGGCGACATCTGGCGCATGTGCCAGACGAAGGACGCACCGGTGCAGGACTGGGTCAAGCTCGCGGTCAACCGCGCACGCGCGACCGGCGCACCGGCCGTGTTCTGGCTCGATCCGGCTCGCGCACACGACGCGCAGATCATCGCGAAGGTCGAGCGTTACCTGAAGGATCACGATACGAACGGCCTCGACATCCGCATCATGACGCCGGTCGAAGCCACGCGTTTCTCGCTCGAGCGCATCCGTGCGGGCAAGGACACGATCTCGGTGACCGGCAACGTGCTGCGCGACTACCTGACCGACCTGTTCCCGATCATGGAACTCGGCACCAGCGCGAAGATGCTGTCGATCGTGCCGCTGATGGCCGGCGGCGGGATGTTCGAAACGGGTGCAGGCGGCTCCGCGCCGAAGCACGTGCAGCAGTTCGTCGAGGAAGGCTTCCTGCGCTGGGATTCGCTCGGCGAATTCCTCGCGCTGGCCGCGTCGCTCGAACATCTCGGCAACGCATACCAGAACCCGAAGGCGGTCGTGCTCGCGAAGACGCTCGACCAGGCGACCGGCAAGTTCCTGGACGAGAACAAGTCGCCGGCGCGCAAGGTCGGCGGCCTCGACAACCGCGGCAGCCACTTCTACCTGTGCCTGTACTGGGCGCAGGCGCTGGCCGAGCAGACCGAGGACGCGGCGCTGAAGGCGCAGTTCGAAGGCGTGGCGAAGGCGCTGTCCGACAGCGAAGCGCGCATCCTGGAAGAGCTGGCGGCCGCGCAGGGCAACGCGCAAGCTATCGGCGGCTACTACCGTCCGAACGTCGACCTGACGAGCCAGGCCATGCGCCCGAGCGCGACGCTGAACGGCATCGTCGACGCGGTCGCCTGA
- the icd gene encoding NADP-dependent isocitrate dehydrogenase has protein sequence MPYQHIKVPEGGDKITVNKDFSLNVSDQPIIPYIEGDGTGFDITPVMIKVVDAAVAHAYKGKRKIHWMEIFAGEKATKVYGPDVWLPDETLQVLKEYVVSIKGPLTTPVGGGIRSLNVALRQELDLYVCLRPVQYFKGVPSPVREPQKIDMVIFRENSEDIYAGIEWAAGSEQAKKVIKFLQDEMGVKKIRFPETSGIGVKPVSTEGTERLVRKAIQYAIDNDRKSVTLVHKGNIMKFTEGLFRDAGYALAQKEFGGELIDGGPWMRVKNPKTGNEIVIKDSIADAFLQQILLRPAEYDVIATLNLNGDYISDALAAQVGGIGIAPGANLSDSVAMFEATHGTAPKYAGKDYVNPGSEILSAEMMLRHLGWTEAADTIIAAMEKSILQKRVTYDFARLMEGATQVSCSGFGEVLIENM, from the coding sequence ATGCCGTATCAGCACATCAAGGTTCCGGAAGGCGGTGACAAGATCACCGTCAACAAGGACTTCTCGCTCAACGTTTCCGATCAGCCGATCATTCCCTATATCGAAGGCGACGGTACGGGCTTCGATATCACGCCGGTCATGATCAAGGTCGTCGACGCGGCGGTCGCGCATGCCTACAAGGGCAAGCGCAAGATCCACTGGATGGAGATTTTCGCGGGCGAGAAGGCGACGAAGGTGTACGGCCCGGACGTGTGGCTCCCGGACGAAACGCTGCAGGTGCTGAAGGAATACGTGGTGTCGATCAAGGGGCCGCTCACGACCCCGGTCGGCGGCGGGATCCGTTCGCTGAACGTCGCGCTGCGCCAGGAACTCGACCTGTACGTGTGCCTGCGCCCGGTGCAGTACTTCAAGGGCGTGCCGTCGCCGGTGCGCGAGCCGCAAAAGATCGACATGGTGATCTTCCGCGAGAACTCGGAAGACATCTACGCAGGCATCGAATGGGCCGCGGGCTCCGAGCAGGCGAAGAAGGTGATCAAGTTCCTGCAGGACGAGATGGGCGTGAAGAAGATCCGCTTCCCGGAAACCTCGGGGATCGGCGTCAAGCCCGTGTCGACCGAAGGCACCGAGCGTCTCGTGCGCAAGGCGATCCAGTATGCGATCGACAACGATCGCAAGTCGGTCACGCTGGTGCACAAGGGCAACATCATGAAGTTCACGGAAGGCCTGTTCCGTGACGCCGGCTACGCGCTCGCGCAGAAGGAATTCGGCGGCGAGTTGATCGACGGCGGCCCGTGGATGCGCGTGAAGAACCCGAAGACGGGCAACGAGATCGTGATCAAGGATTCGATCGCCGATGCGTTCCTGCAGCAGATCCTGCTGCGCCCGGCCGAATACGACGTGATCGCCACGTTGAACCTGAACGGCGACTACATCTCCGACGCGCTGGCCGCGCAGGTCGGCGGCATCGGGATCGCGCCGGGCGCGAACCTGTCGGATTCGGTCGCGATGTTCGAAGCGACGCACGGCACCGCGCCGAAGTACGCGGGCAAGGATTACGTGAACCCGGGTTCCGAGATCCTGTCGGCAGAAATGATGCTGCGCCACCTCGGCTGGACGGAAGCAGCCGACACGATCATCGCCGCGATGGAGAAGTCGATCCTGCAGAAGCGCGTCACCTACGACTTCGCGCGCCTGATGGAGGGTGCGACGCAGGTGTCGTGCTCGGGCTTCGGTGAAGTGCTGATCGAGAACATGTAA
- a CDS encoding pseudouridine synthase codes for MNLIALNKPFGTICQFSAHETRPSLGDWVKTPGVYAAGRLDADSEGLLLLTDDGALQARIAEPRHKLVKRYWAQVEGAPGPADLKALARGVDLGDYVTRPCRAEFIDPPDTLWPRTPPIRYRAAIPTTWIELAITEGKNRQVRRMTAAVGFPTLRLVRVGIGALDIFALGIAPGETIALPPRAPWEGFAPAG; via the coding sequence ATGAACCTGATCGCCCTCAACAAGCCGTTCGGCACGATTTGCCAGTTTTCCGCGCACGAGACGCGGCCGTCGCTCGGCGACTGGGTCAAAACGCCCGGCGTCTACGCGGCCGGCCGGCTGGACGCGGACAGCGAGGGGCTGCTGCTGCTCACCGACGACGGCGCGCTGCAGGCGCGCATCGCCGAGCCGCGCCACAAGCTCGTCAAGCGCTACTGGGCGCAGGTCGAGGGCGCGCCCGGCCCCGCCGACCTGAAGGCGCTCGCGCGCGGCGTCGACCTCGGCGACTACGTGACGCGTCCATGCCGCGCCGAGTTCATCGACCCGCCCGACACCCTGTGGCCGCGCACTCCGCCGATCCGCTACCGCGCCGCGATCCCGACGACGTGGATCGAGCTTGCAATCACCGAGGGCAAGAACCGGCAGGTGCGCCGGATGACGGCGGCAGTTGGCTTCCCGACGTTGCGCCTGGTGCGCGTCGGCATCGGCGCACTGGATATATTCGCGCTCGGCATTGCACCGGGAGAAACAATCGCACTGCCGCCACGCGCACCGTGGGAGGGTTTCGCGCCCGCCGGATGA